One Verrucomicrobiota bacterium DNA segment encodes these proteins:
- a CDS encoding SGNH/GDSL hydrolase family protein, which translates to MKRVLCFGDSNTWGFLIGSDCERMPADVRWPGVMQAELGNEFLVIEEAQNGRTTMWDDPCEPTDKNGLRHLPVILESQAPVDLVILMLGTNDLKNHLNQNAHSIAHSCGVLIDRILESTSGPNKTAPKVLLIAPVPVSVGYCPFGHLFDDGAEKSTGFKKAYSEVAADRGIPFLNAGDYARCPAPDTIHIDAEGCANLGLAVAEKVRKIFSNT; encoded by the coding sequence ATGAAACGCGTTCTTTGTTTTGGTGATTCCAATACGTGGGGATTTTTAATCGGTAGCGACTGTGAGCGCATGCCTGCGGATGTGCGATGGCCTGGCGTGATGCAGGCAGAACTTGGCAATGAGTTTCTAGTCATCGAGGAAGCACAGAATGGTCGAACCACGATGTGGGATGATCCGTGTGAACCAACCGATAAAAACGGATTGCGACACCTGCCTGTCATACTGGAATCACAAGCGCCGGTTGATTTGGTTATTTTGATGTTGGGGACAAACGACTTGAAGAATCATCTTAATCAAAATGCTCATTCCATTGCGCATAGCTGTGGTGTCCTGATTGATCGAATTCTTGAAAGCACATCCGGCCCGAATAAAACTGCACCGAAAGTTTTGCTTATTGCTCCGGTGCCTGTTTCGGTAGGGTATTGTCCCTTTGGCCACCTGTTTGATGATGGAGCTGAAAAATCGACGGGCTTTAAGAAAGCCTATTCTGAAGTCGCAGCTGATCGAGGTATTCCATTTTTGAACGCGGGAGACTATGCACGTTGCCCAGCTCCCGATACGATTCATATCGATGCAGAGGGTTGTGCAAATCTTGGACTGGCTGTGGCAGAAAAGGTCCGGAAAATCTTCTCAAACACCTAG
- a CDS encoding DUF1501 domain-containing protein has translation MKKLTRRDFMSGMAGGIGTMALGNLLGIEPSLPPRVKRVIFLFQSGGPSQMDLFDHKPELQKIRATELPDSIRQGQRFTGMTATQSNFPVVPSMFNFARHGQSQAWVSDLLPHTAKIVDDLCFIRTMKTEAINHDPAITFFQTGFQLAGRPSIGSWLSYGLGSENKDLPAFIALISGNGGQPLYDRLWGSGFLPSKFQGVKFRSTKDPVLYLSNPEGVDAQTRRRMIDDVAQLNEMRFKEFGDPEIQTRIAQYEMAYRMQSSVPELTDVTSEPDHVFDLYGEDARKPGTYAYNCLMARRMSERGVRFVQLFHRGWDNHTELPEKIRTQCKDTDQASAALVTDLKQRGMLDDTLVVWGGEFGRTVYCQGRLTTDDYGRDHHPRCFTIWMAGGGVKPGFTYGTTDDFSYNTIENPVDVHDLHATILHQLGIDHTQLTYKFQGRHYRLTDVHGNVVKEILS, from the coding sequence ATGAAAAAACTAACTCGAAGAGATTTTATGAGTGGAATGGCCGGTGGCATTGGCACCATGGCCCTGGGTAATTTATTGGGTATCGAGCCAAGTCTGCCTCCACGTGTAAAACGCGTTATCTTCCTTTTTCAGTCCGGTGGCCCTTCTCAAATGGATCTCTTCGACCATAAACCTGAGTTGCAGAAGATACGAGCGACTGAGCTGCCCGATTCGATCCGACAGGGACAACGTTTTACCGGCATGACAGCTACCCAGTCGAATTTTCCGGTGGTTCCAAGCATGTTCAATTTTGCACGTCATGGCCAATCTCAAGCCTGGGTCAGTGACTTACTTCCGCACACGGCGAAGATTGTGGATGATTTATGTTTCATCCGCACGATGAAAACGGAGGCGATCAATCACGACCCGGCCATTACGTTTTTTCAAACGGGATTCCAGCTTGCGGGTCGCCCGAGTATTGGCTCGTGGTTATCCTATGGATTAGGAAGCGAAAACAAAGACCTGCCAGCGTTTATTGCCCTGATTTCGGGCAATGGAGGACAACCGCTTTATGACCGGTTATGGGGAAGCGGTTTTTTGCCTTCAAAATTTCAGGGAGTAAAATTCCGTTCCACCAAGGACCCGGTTCTATACTTGTCGAATCCTGAGGGCGTTGATGCTCAAACCCGGCGTCGTATGATCGACGACGTGGCGCAGCTCAACGAAATGCGTTTCAAAGAATTCGGGGATCCGGAGATCCAAACGCGTATCGCTCAATACGAGATGGCTTACCGAATGCAGTCCTCGGTTCCGGAGTTGACTGACGTCACATCTGAACCGGACCATGTTTTCGACCTCTACGGAGAGGATGCAAGGAAACCGGGAACCTATGCCTATAATTGCCTGATGGCGCGGCGCATGTCGGAGAGAGGCGTTCGCTTCGTTCAATTGTTTCATCGCGGCTGGGATAACCATACCGAGCTTCCTGAAAAGATACGTACCCAGTGTAAAGATACCGACCAGGCATCTGCAGCTCTTGTAACCGATTTAAAACAACGTGGTATGTTGGACGACACACTGGTTGTTTGGGGTGGAGAGTTTGGCCGCACCGTTTATTGTCAGGGTCGATTGACGACCGATGACTATGGGCGTGATCATCACCCTCGGTGTTTCACCATTTGGATGGCGGGTGGGGGAGTAAAACCCGGATTCACCTACGGAACCACCGACGATTTCAGTTACAACACCATCGAAAATCCAGTCGATGTCCACGACCTGCATGCCACGATCCTCCACCAGCTCGGCATCGATCACACTCAACTCACATACAAATTCCAGGGAAGACATTATCGTCTGACCGACGTGCATGGGAATGTGGTGAAGGAAATCCTTTCCTAA
- a CDS encoding DUF4976 domain-containing protein → CGLPPREGLDGQSIVPLLKDPQIKWERPALTTFGYKNHTVRTERWRYIQYNDGGEELYDHDIDPNEWTNLANISKFDSIKTELKKLIPTINIR, encoded by the coding sequence TGTGTGGATTGCCACCTCGCGAAGGATTGGACGGACAAAGTATCGTTCCCTTGTTAAAAGATCCTCAAATAAAATGGGAACGGCCTGCGCTCACAACCTTTGGTTATAAAAACCATACCGTTCGTACAGAGCGTTGGCGCTACATCCAATATAATGATGGTGGCGAGGAGCTTTATGACCACGACATTGATCCGAACGAATGGACGAACCTGGCTAATATCTCGAAATTCGATTCTATTAAAACTGAGTTAAAGAAATTAATTCCGACAATCAATATACGGTAA
- a CDS encoding sulfatase — protein MNYRFFISIAGFAAALLVGCTLAEKPQETKTSPNVIFFLVDDLGWTDVGSFGSSFYETPNIDQFAAEGVKFTNAYAACHVCSPTRSSILTGKYPARNKMTDWIPGRRDFPFQKYLNVKTGQFLPYEETTIAETLKTHGYATKAIGKWHLGTNPNTPDKHGFDEHVPRNWPRGAPNGTFYAPYELEGLEDAPEGEYLTDRLTDEALEFIGRDRDNPFFLYMAHFAVHDPIHGRPDLVEKYEAKLKANPTTGDTPFVLEQNPDVAEPLSRDYLDTAIQQDAFAGYGVLPERTVKIKQYQDNTQFAGMVEAVDQSLGRILAKLKSMGIDDNTLVIFFADNGGMAGMNVGNPERTVPESQLDRAFSSSNLPLRGAKGWLYEGGIRVPCIVKWPGQGEQGTVSEEPIISTDFYPTILEMAGLPLIEEQHQDGVSIAPLVKGKGTFDRDAIYWHFPHYSNHGMQPPGGAIRSGDYKLLEYFENYTVQLFNLKDDIGEQNDLSKAMPEKVNELRNKLHAWRTSLDAEMPEPNPDYSPNAGL, from the coding sequence ATGAACTACCGATTCTTTATTTCTATCGCAGGCTTTGCGGCTGCTCTGCTTGTCGGCTGCACGCTTGCCGAAAAACCTCAGGAAACGAAAACATCTCCCAATGTAATCTTCTTTTTGGTCGATGACCTGGGATGGACCGATGTGGGCTCTTTTGGTAGTAGTTTTTATGAGACGCCAAACATAGATCAGTTCGCTGCCGAGGGAGTTAAGTTTACTAACGCCTATGCTGCATGTCATGTGTGTTCACCGACACGTTCCAGTATTTTAACAGGTAAATATCCTGCGAGAAATAAGATGACCGATTGGATCCCAGGCCGCCGTGACTTTCCTTTCCAGAAATACTTAAATGTTAAGACAGGGCAGTTCTTGCCCTATGAAGAAACAACCATTGCCGAGACCTTGAAAACTCACGGCTATGCCACAAAAGCGATTGGTAAATGGCATTTGGGTACCAACCCTAACACGCCTGATAAACATGGGTTCGATGAACATGTTCCTCGGAATTGGCCGAGGGGAGCACCCAATGGGACGTTTTATGCTCCTTATGAATTGGAAGGCTTGGAAGATGCACCGGAAGGTGAATACCTGACTGATCGGCTGACCGATGAAGCTCTCGAGTTTATCGGACGTGATAGGGACAATCCCTTTTTTCTTTATATGGCGCATTTTGCCGTGCACGATCCGATTCATGGACGTCCTGATCTGGTTGAGAAATACGAAGCTAAGCTGAAAGCGAATCCAACAACTGGAGACACGCCTTTTGTGCTAGAACAGAATCCGGATGTTGCAGAACCGCTAAGCCGCGATTATTTGGATACCGCAATCCAGCAAGATGCCTTTGCGGGATATGGAGTGCTTCCTGAAAGAACGGTGAAAATAAAACAGTACCAGGATAATACCCAGTTCGCCGGTATGGTGGAAGCGGTTGACCAGAGTCTTGGTCGTATCCTTGCAAAACTCAAGAGCATGGGAATCGACGACAACACCCTCGTTATCTTCTTCGCCGACAATGGTGGCATGGCAGGGATGAATGTGGGGAACCCCGAGAGAACCGTTCCAGAAAGTCAATTGGACAGAGCTTTCTCCAGTTCGAATTTACCTCTTCGTGGTGCCAAGGGCTGGCTCTACGAAGGAGGCATTCGTGTGCCATGTATTGTAAAGTGGCCCGGGCAAGGAGAGCAGGGGACCGTTTCGGAAGAACCAATCATAAGTACCGACTTTTATCCTACCATTCTCGAAATGGCTGGATTGCCGTTGATTGAAGAACAGCATCAAGATGGGGTTAGTATTGCTCCTCTGGTTAAAGGAAAAGGCACCTTCGACCGGGACGCCATCTATTGGCACTTTCCTCATTACAGCAACCACGGCATGCAACCTCCCGGCGGAGCCATCCGAAGCGGCGACTATAAACTGCTGGAGTATTTCGAAAATTACACCGTGCAGCTGTTTAACCTGAAAGACGATATTGGTGAACAAAATGACTTATCGAAAGCTATGCCGGAAAAAGTGAATGAGCTACGTAACAAATTACACGCCTGGCGAACTTCTCTCGATGCGGAGATGCCCGAGCCGAACCCGGATTATTCACCCAATGCGGGGCTATGA
- a CDS encoding DUF1553 domain-containing protein: protein MITGKMSLMLQHPVYRLGICLLGFTITIADGKVDFDQDIRPILSDNCFKCHGPDAAQREADLRLDTRSGLFADLDDYRVVAPGDLEKSELFYRISHENPEERMPPKDADRHLEDSEIALIKSWISEGAIWEQHWSLVPPVRPDTPSVSDARWVNNPIDAFVLARLDLEGLKPSPRADQRILARRIHFDITGLPPTPDDVKRFLNASVKQTAEHLFTSPAYGEKMGIRWLDAARYADTSGYQNDGWREMWRWRDWVIEAYNSNMPFDEFTIHQLAGDLLPKPTMDQLIATGFNRNHRGNAEGGIVPEEFQVEYVVDRVDTTFTIWQGMTMACARCHNHKYDPISQRDYYQLFAMFNNLPENGRAWKEGNSEPWLKAPTRSQEDQLADLKTAESKARKAWDKTRKGLDRTFSSWESQAVDLPENWTVDSGLVFKETGVGLTGQEFEKEGKFGYFDKFSFGARLKVETLKEGTILSRMVPVPEGKGHNLHLTEKGTIQANFVQRWLDDSVKVETLDPIPSGEWVHVFVTYGGTRKASDIKLYINGVSVPHKANYDFLNQNFDSDEPLRIGSGMVDFNGQIDDVRYYDRALTEEEIRVIFETTSLKSILSLSESERSKSQSSKLKHYFLNEGGPAKLTQTYSNWKTARAGLTEFEEAIPTVMVMRDEMPRQTHILKRGIYDQPGDPVEPGVPSSLPPLPDDFPRNRLGLAKWLVSGNNPLTARVAINRIWRDLFGTGLVKTTEDFGVQGERPSHPELLDWLAVEFVESGWDIQHMLTFIVSSNTYQQSSRVDESERARDPENRLLARGPRFRLPAEMIRDQALAASGLLHKQIGGPSVKTYQPDGLWADFASDSNYVLATGNDLYRRSLYTYWKRTVPPPMMTNFDAAGREACDEALRRTNTPLQALNLMNDVTFVEAARVMAQGLLMNIKGDNEILNRAYQQLLGRLPEANEANILLKSKMDYQKRYSDDQVAAKSLISYGEWSVDETISVAELASWTMICSTLLNLDETVTKE, encoded by the coding sequence TTGATAACTGGCAAAATGAGTTTGATGCTTCAGCATCCAGTCTACCGCCTGGGAATCTGCCTGCTTGGATTCACTATTACTATTGCCGACGGGAAGGTTGATTTCGATCAGGACATTCGCCCGATTCTTTCAGATAATTGTTTCAAGTGCCATGGACCCGATGCCGCGCAAAGAGAAGCCGATCTTAGGCTGGATACGAGATCAGGTTTGTTTGCCGACCTGGACGACTACAGGGTTGTGGCTCCAGGTGACTTGGAGAAGAGCGAACTCTTTTATCGAATCTCCCATGAGAATCCGGAAGAGCGTATGCCTCCTAAGGATGCGGATAGGCATTTGGAAGACAGCGAAATTGCCCTCATCAAATCCTGGATTTCAGAAGGCGCCATCTGGGAACAGCATTGGTCACTCGTTCCACCGGTGCGTCCTGATACGCCTTCGGTTTCTGATGCTCGCTGGGTTAATAATCCGATCGATGCATTTGTTTTGGCGCGACTGGACTTGGAGGGTCTGAAACCTTCACCGAGAGCTGATCAGCGTATACTGGCACGGCGAATACATTTCGATATCACAGGGCTTCCTCCGACTCCGGATGACGTAAAACGTTTTCTGAATGCTTCGGTTAAACAGACCGCAGAACACTTGTTTACATCCCCGGCCTATGGAGAAAAAATGGGCATTCGCTGGTTGGATGCGGCGCGTTACGCTGACACCAGTGGTTATCAAAACGACGGATGGCGGGAAATGTGGCGTTGGCGCGACTGGGTGATTGAAGCTTACAATTCCAATATGCCCTTTGATGAGTTCACGATACATCAGCTTGCTGGCGACTTATTGCCGAAACCAACTATGGACCAATTGATCGCCACCGGATTTAATAGGAATCACCGGGGAAACGCAGAGGGCGGAATCGTACCTGAGGAGTTTCAGGTGGAGTATGTCGTAGATCGTGTGGATACCACTTTCACGATTTGGCAGGGCATGACGATGGCATGTGCCCGCTGCCACAATCACAAGTATGATCCCATTTCCCAGCGCGATTACTATCAGCTGTTTGCTATGTTTAATAACCTGCCCGAAAACGGTAGAGCGTGGAAGGAAGGCAATTCGGAGCCGTGGTTAAAAGCTCCAACGCGTTCTCAGGAAGACCAGTTGGCTGATTTGAAAACTGCGGAATCCAAAGCGCGAAAGGCTTGGGATAAAACCAGGAAGGGTTTGGATCGAACTTTTTCTAGTTGGGAATCGCAGGCTGTTGATTTGCCTGAGAACTGGACGGTAGATTCCGGTTTGGTTTTCAAAGAAACAGGAGTTGGCTTGACTGGTCAGGAATTTGAAAAGGAAGGGAAGTTTGGGTACTTTGACAAATTCTCGTTTGGTGCCCGACTAAAGGTGGAGACCTTGAAAGAGGGGACCATCCTGTCCCGAATGGTTCCCGTGCCGGAAGGGAAAGGACACAATCTTCACCTAACCGAAAAAGGAACGATACAGGCAAATTTCGTTCAACGCTGGCTGGATGATTCTGTGAAGGTTGAAACACTTGATCCGATTCCAAGCGGGGAGTGGGTGCACGTGTTTGTGACCTATGGAGGAACACGCAAGGCGAGTGACATAAAGCTCTATATCAATGGAGTGTCGGTGCCACATAAGGCCAATTATGATTTTCTGAACCAGAACTTTGACTCTGATGAACCACTGCGGATTGGATCTGGCATGGTGGACTTCAATGGCCAGATCGATGACGTTCGCTATTATGATCGGGCACTGACTGAGGAAGAGATCAGAGTAATCTTTGAAACAACTTCTCTTAAAAGTATCCTATCGCTTTCGGAGTCCGAACGCAGCAAATCGCAATCTTCGAAGCTCAAACACTATTTTCTTAATGAGGGTGGACCTGCCAAACTGACGCAGACCTACAGCAATTGGAAAACGGCTAGGGCAGGACTCACCGAATTTGAGGAGGCGATTCCTACGGTAATGGTCATGCGCGACGAGATGCCGCGGCAAACGCATATTCTTAAGCGTGGCATTTATGATCAGCCCGGAGACCCGGTTGAACCTGGAGTTCCTTCGTCACTTCCTCCTTTACCCGACGATTTTCCGAGGAACCGACTGGGTCTGGCCAAATGGCTTGTTTCTGGAAATAACCCGCTCACGGCGCGAGTAGCGATTAATCGTATCTGGCGCGACTTGTTCGGAACGGGCCTGGTCAAAACGACCGAAGATTTTGGGGTCCAGGGAGAGCGGCCCAGTCATCCTGAGTTACTTGACTGGTTGGCGGTCGAATTTGTGGAATCGGGGTGGGACATCCAACATATGCTGACTTTCATTGTTAGCAGCAACACCTACCAACAGTCTTCGCGCGTTGATGAAAGTGAACGTGCCCGCGATCCGGAAAACCGTCTGCTGGCCCGTGGTCCGCGGTTTCGTTTGCCGGCAGAGATGATCCGCGATCAAGCGCTGGCAGCGAGCGGATTACTGCATAAGCAGATTGGAGGTCCAAGTGTAAAGACCTACCAGCCCGACGGACTATGGGCCGACTTCGCTTCTGATTCAAACTATGTCCTGGCCACTGGAAATGATTTGTACCGACGTAGCTTGTACACCTACTGGAAGCGAACGGTGCCTCCTCCCATGATGACCAATTTTGACGCCGCCGGAAGAGAAGCGTGCGATGAAGCACTTCGTAGAACCAACACACCTCTCCAGGCGCTCAATCTGATGAACGATGTAACCTTTGTAGAGGCGGCCCGTGTTATGGCTCAAGGATTATTAATGAATATCAAGGGAGATAATGAAATTCTTAATCGAGCCTATCAGCAATTGCTGGGACGATTGCCGGAAGCGAACGAGGCAAACATTTTACTCAAAAGTAAAATGGACTATCAAAAGCGATATTCGGATGATCAGGTCGCAGCAAAATCATTGATTAGTTACGGTGAATGGTCCGTCGACGAAACCATCTCCGTGGCTGAACTGGCCAGCTGGACTATGATTTGCAGCACACTGCTGAATCTCGATGAAACTGTGACGAAAGAATGA
- a CDS encoding alpha-hydroxy acid oxidase → MTEVFNSEYPSIEHLREKARKRMPGFANDYLEGGCFSEINLHRNTADIREIQLRPFYLRDYPGSDLKTTLFGKTYDAPFGICPIGLQGLMWPRATEILAKAAFEENIPFTLSTVATASIETVAELTEGNFWFQLYHPAEDHLRDKLLDRAEAAGCKTLIILADTPTLGYRPKEIRNGLSIPPRMSLRNILQMTAHPSWSFGQLAAGIPEFKTMKPYMPKGLNMKHLGLFMNKTFSGRLTVDRIKAIRDRWKGNLVVKGVVTDEDAAKVVELGLDGIIASNHGGRQLDAGQSTIKPMTELAKTYGDKITMMIDSGLRSGSDVACAMASGAKFTFMGRSFMYGVCALGKHGGHHTITLMKRQLQQVMEQIGCEQVKDFPKHLIEQ, encoded by the coding sequence ATGACCGAGGTTTTTAATTCCGAGTACCCTTCCATCGAACATCTCCGCGAAAAGGCACGCAAGCGGATGCCTGGTTTTGCCAATGACTACCTTGAAGGCGGATGTTTTTCCGAAATAAATCTTCACCGTAATACAGCCGATATTCGTGAAATTCAACTGCGCCCGTTTTATCTTCGGGATTATCCGGGTAGTGATTTGAAAACCACGCTTTTTGGTAAAACGTACGATGCGCCCTTTGGCATTTGTCCCATTGGTCTTCAAGGTCTCATGTGGCCGCGAGCAACCGAGATTCTGGCTAAAGCGGCATTTGAGGAAAATATTCCTTTCACGCTAAGCACCGTTGCCACCGCCAGTATAGAAACGGTTGCTGAACTGACCGAAGGCAATTTTTGGTTTCAGCTTTATCATCCGGCCGAAGATCATTTGCGGGACAAGCTACTTGACCGGGCGGAGGCCGCAGGATGCAAAACCCTTATCATTCTCGCTGATACACCCACTTTGGGTTATCGTCCCAAAGAGATTCGTAACGGTCTCTCCATTCCACCGCGGATGTCACTGCGAAATATTCTGCAGATGACCGCCCATCCTTCATGGTCTTTTGGACAACTCGCAGCAGGGATACCAGAATTCAAGACGATGAAGCCGTATATGCCAAAGGGGCTAAATATGAAGCACCTGGGTCTCTTTATGAATAAAACCTTTTCGGGACGTCTGACGGTCGATCGGATCAAGGCCATCCGTGATCGCTGGAAAGGTAACCTGGTAGTGAAGGGAGTGGTTACCGATGAAGATGCTGCCAAAGTCGTTGAGCTTGGTCTCGATGGTATTATCGCGTCCAATCACGGAGGACGTCAGCTAGACGCCGGTCAATCGACGATCAAGCCGATGACGGAGCTCGCCAAGACCTATGGTGATAAAATCACCATGATGATTGATAGTGGTTTGCGTTCCGGTTCAGACGTTGCGTGCGCTATGGCAAGCGGAGCGAAGTTCACTTTTATGGGACGCTCGTTCATGTATGGAGTTTGTGCACTAGGCAAGCACGGTGGACATCATACAATCACCTTGATGAAACGTCAGCTTCAACAAGTCATGGAGCAAATCGGCTGTGAACAGGTAAAAGACTTTCCCAAACATCTCATCGAGCAATGA